In one window of Mytilus galloprovincialis chromosome 6, xbMytGall1.hap1.1, whole genome shotgun sequence DNA:
- the LOC143080251 gene encoding complement C1q-like protein 4 produces MFTLKVIMFVLFAAMSHVVQSEAKEHCLNDRTEIVMEKLLNFVKEIKQISSGTDCRNNHQKPIAFYAQLTKQVTVSGSDIVVFDKVFTNTGDAYDSKTGIFRAPVKGLYYFDCTLMSIGTPLHLILMKNKSMLTRGHSFSNRDFGSISGTIELEMGDKVSIQHYSAARSEAICGEYASFTGYLISIS; encoded by the exons ATGTTTACGTTAAAAGTTATCATGTTTGTTCTTTTCGCTGCTATGAGTCATGTTGTTCAATCAGAGGCTAAAGAACACTGTTTAAATG ATCGAACAGAAATTGTCATGGAAAAactattaaattttgtaaaagaaatcaaacaaataagTTCAG GCACTGACTGTAGAAACAATCATCAAAAACCGATAGCATTTTATGCCCAGTTAACAAAACAAGTGACAGTCTCTGGATCGGATATTGTGGTATTTGATAAGGTATTCACAAATACAGGTGATGCATACGATTCCAAAACGGGTATTTTTCGGGCACCTGTCAAAGGACTATACTACTTTGATTGTACCTTAATGTCGATTGGAACCCCATTACACCttatattaatgaaaaataaaagcaTGCTGACCAGAGGACACAGCTTTAGTAACCGTGATTTTGGTTCGATATCTGGAACCATAGAGCTTGAGATGGGCGATAAAGTGTCTATACAACATTACTCGGCTGCAAGATCAGAAGCTATCTGTGGTGAATACGCTAGTTTTACTGGGTACTTGATTTCAATCTCTTGA